From the genome of Candidatus Delongbacteria bacterium:
GTCCCCTTTTAGGGGATTTAGGGGTTCTTGGTTTTGATTGAACTTTTACAAAAGTTCAGCCTTTTTATTCACCTTTTTAGCAAAAAGATGATCTTAATTCCCAGCGATGAAATCGCTGGATCTATTCGTAATAATTTAGAGGTGTAAATGTTTTGCAAATTATTTTTTATATGATACATACAAATGATTTCATAATTATATGAACCTGTTTAAAATGAACTGGGGAATATGAGGTAATATCAATATCGACAGAGTATTGTAAATTTTTTTTAGAAGCGTTTGAATTCGACGTTAATCAGTATATTTTATCCAGGATAATACGATGATTTGTTTTAATCAAACCGATATATTAAATGAGAAAAAACATTTTCTTTTAGTATATTCGTCATGATAATTTGTATGGAGGAAAAATGCTTAGAACTAAACTATCAGAAAAATATCTCTCATGGATACTCATTACAATTGGTTGTTTACTTACATCTGCAGGTTATGTATTTTTTATTTTACCATTGAACCTTTTTGAAGGAGGTGTAATTGGAATAGGGATTATTGTAAAACAATTGACTGGTTTACCGATTGTTGGTATGACATCCCTCGCAGTTACCATTATTGTTTTTATGATTGGTATCAAAATACTTGGAAAAAGTTTTGGAGCAAAATCAATTTATGCTACAGCAGTTTTGAGTATTTCTATGGATTTTGGGACATGGATAGGTTTTCCAAAAGTTACCGAAGATATAATTTTAGCTGCATTTTATGGTGGAGCTTTTACCGGTATTGGTATGGGACTTGTTTACTATTCAGGTGCGTCAACAGGAGGTGCTGACGGAATTGCACAAATATTTAGAAAGTTAAAGCAGATTCCTATTGGAAGAACATTGATAACTATAGATTTTTTTGTATTAGGAACAGCCGCCTTGTTTTTTGCTGGACTTGAAAATATTATGTATTCTTTTTTGTTTATATTTATACAGATAAAAGCTGTCGATTTAGTTTTAAATGGTTTTCAGGCAAACCAAAGAATTATTATATACACAAGTGCTCAGGAAGTCATAAAGGAAGCTATAATTTTCAAACTACAAAGAGGTTTGTCTGTATATAAAGCAAAAGGAGCATATTCAGGTGTAGAAAAGGATACTCTTATTACTGTGATTCCAAAAAAGCATGTTCCTGAAATCAGAAGACTTATTGCTGAGGCAGATCCTGATGCTTTTGTAATTATTCAGGATGTCAATCAAGTTTATGGAAAGGGATTTGAACCACTTCCAAAATTGAAGTAGATTGAACTTGTGAAATTATTACTTAGTTTCAGTAAAAGTACTATTTGAAAACATTAGTTTTCGTACTATATTGTATGGTTAGTAAACTATAACTGGAGATGGAATGAAATATTTTATTTTAATAATATTTGTTTGTTTTATAGCATGCACCACAACCGAGACTGTCGTTGAAACTTCAAACAAGAAGAATGAGACATCACAAGTTGATTCCCCTGAAGTTGAAGTTTTAGAGATCGATTTAACATCTCATGATAAAAATATTTCTACAAAAATAGTCGATGGTTATCGTGTGAAAGTAGAAGCTGTTGAATCCATTTCAAAAGCAGAAGAAATTAAAAAAACATTAACGTCAAACTTAA
Proteins encoded in this window:
- a CDS encoding YitT family protein gives rise to the protein MLRTKLSEKYLSWILITIGCLLTSAGYVFFILPLNLFEGGVIGIGIIVKQLTGLPIVGMTSLAVTIIVFMIGIKILGKSFGAKSIYATAVLSISMDFGTWIGFPKVTEDIILAAFYGGAFTGIGMGLVYYSGASTGGADGIAQIFRKLKQIPIGRTLITIDFFVLGTAALFFAGLENIMYSFLFIFIQIKAVDLVLNGFQANQRIIIYTSAQEVIKEAIIFKLQRGLSVYKAKGAYSGVEKDTLITVIPKKHVPEIRRLIAEADPDAFVIIQDVNQVYGKGFEPLPKLK